GTTGTCTGGGTGGCCTACCTGGCGGTGTTCCTCGGCACGATCATGAACCGCAAGGAAAAGCACATCTACGTGGCGAACTGGTTCCTGCTGAGCTTCATCGTCACGGTGGCGATGCTCCATCTCGGCAACAACCTGTCGATCCCGGTGTCGATCTTCGGCTCGCGCTCGGTGCAGCTGTTCTCGGGTGTGCAGGACGCGATGATGCAGTGGTGGTACGGCCATAACGCGGTGGGCTTCTTCCTGACCGCGGGTTTCCTCGGCATGATGTACTACTTCGTGCCCAAGCAGGCCGAGCGGCCGGTCTTCAGCTACAAGCTGTCGATCATCCACTTCTGGGCGCTGATCTTCCTGTATATCTGGGCCGGTCCGCACCACCTGCATTACACCGCGCTGCCGGACTGGGCCTCGACCCTCGGCATGGTGTTCTCGATCGTGCTGTGGATGCCCAGCTGGGGTGGCATGATCAACGGTCTGATGACGCTCTCTGGCGCCTGGGACAAACTGCGCACCGACCCGGTGATCCGGATGATGGTGATCTCGATCGGTTTCTACGGCATGTCGACCTTCGAAGGCCCGATGATGTCGATCCGCGCGGTCAACTCCCTGAGCCACTACACGGACTGGACCATCGGTCACGTGCACTCCGGGGCGCTGGGCTGGAACGGCATGATCACCTTCGGCGCGCTCTACTTCCTGGTGCCGCGCCTGTGGAACCGCGAGAAGCTCTACAGCCTGACCCTGGTCAGCTGGCACTTCTGGCTCGCGACCATCGGGATCGTCCTCTATGCCTCGGCCATGTGGGTCACGGGCATCATGGAGGGCCTGATGTGGCGCGAAGTGGATGCGCAGGGCTTCCTCGTGAACTCCTTCGCCGACACCGTGTCCGCCAAGTTCCCGATGTATGTGGTGCGCGGTCTGGGCGGGGTGCTCTACCTGGCCGGTGCAATCATCATGTGTCTCAACCTGTGGTGGACCGTCACCCGCGGCTCGGAGAAGAAGTCTCCCGCGGCTGTCGCGACCCCCGCTGAATAAGGAGGGACCAGAAAATGGCAATTCTTGACAAGCACAAGGTCCTCGAAAAGAACGCGACGCTGTTGCTGGTGTTCAGCTTCCTCGTCGTGACGGTCGGCGGGATCGTCGAAATCGCCCCGCTGTTCTACCTGGAGAACACCATCGAGGATGTGGAGGGCATGCGCCCCTACTCCCCGCTGGAACTGACGGGCCGGGAGATCTACATCCGCGAGGGCTGCTATGTCTGCCATTCGCAGATGATCCGGCCCATGCGGGACGAGGTGGAGCGTTACGGCCACTACTCGCTGGCGGCGGAGTCGATGTACGACCACCCGTTCCAGTGGGGGTCCAAGCGGACGGGGCCGGACCTGGCCCGGGTGGGCGGCCGGTACTCGGATGACTGGCATGTGGATCACCTGATCGATCCGCAGTCGGTCGTGCCGGAGTCGGTGATGCCGAAATACGCCTTCCTGATGGATCGGGAACTGGATGGAAAATACATCCAGGACCTGCTGGAAACCCACCGCATGGTGGGCGTGCCCTACACGGACGAGATGATCGCCTCCGCCCGGGCCGACTTCCTGGTGCAGGCCGATCCGGACGGGGACTGGGACGACCTGGTCGCCCGCTATCCCAAGGCCCAGACGCGGAACTTCGACGGTCAGCCCGAGTTGACCGAAATGGATGCGCTCATCGCCTATCTGCAGATGCTTGGCACGCTGGTCGATTTCTCGACCTTCCAGGCCGATGCAAGTCGCTAAGGAGGACGCCTCATGGAAGAGACAGTTACGATCCTTCAACAGGTCAAGGACAACTTCACCCTGGTGTTCCTGTTCAGCGTGTTCGTCGGAGTGGTCCTCTGGGCCCTCCGGCCGGGCAGCAAGGCGACACACAAGGATGTGGCCAACATCCCATTCCGTCACGAGGATAAACCCGCCACGGACCGCCCTTCCGGCCTGCCAGAGGTCAGCGAGCGGATCGCCCAGTTCAAGGAGGCGCGGCTATGAGTAACAAACCCGACGACCACCAGAAGGAACCACCCACCACGGGACATTCGTGGGACGGGATCGAAGAATACGACAACCCGATGCCGCGCTGGTGGTTGTGGACCTTCTACGCCACCATCGTGTGGGCGATCCTCTACACCATCGCCTATCCGGCCTGGCCCCTGATCAAGGGCGCGACGCCCGGGCTTCTGGGGTATTCCACCCGGGCCGAGGTCGCCCAGGAGATTGCCCTGTTCGAGGCCGCGAATGCGGAGCTCGACACGCAGCTGGCCTCGGCGGACCTGACCACGCTGCCCGAGAACGAAGAGCTTTACAGCTACGCGGTCTCCGGCGGGGCTGCGGTGTTCCGGACCTGGTGCGCACAGTGCCACGGCTCGGGGGCTGCGGGGGCGGTCGGCTATCCCAACCTGCTGGACAATGCCTGGCTCTGGGGTGGGTCGATCGAGGATATCCGTCACACGATCGCCCACGGGATCCGGAACGAGAACGATCCGGATGCCCGCTGGTCCGAGATGACGGCGTTCGACGAGATCCTGTCGGATGAAGAGATCGCATCGGTGGTGCAGTATGTCATGAGCCTGTCGGGCACGGAAACCGATGCCACCCTGGTGGCGGCGGGCGAGCCGGTCTATCTCGACAATTGTGCCGCCTGTCACATGGAGGACGGCACCGGCGACATCTATGGTGGGGCGCCGAACCTCACGGACGCGATCTGGCTCTATGGCGGCGATGCGGCCAGCATCGAGGAGACCGTGCGCTACTCCCGCTTCGGTGTGATGCCGAGCTGGATCGACCGGCTCTCCGAGGCCGATGTGGCCGCCGTGGCCACCTATGTCCACCAGTTGGGCGGCGGGGAGTAACCCCTCCGAACAAACACCCGGATCGCCCTGAGGCGGTCTGGTCCCGGCGCCGCTCCTCGACCTGTTCGCGCATATTCGAGGGGCGGCGTGCCTTTTCCGGGGAGCGCGGTCCGCCGCGGCCAGCCCCACGCGCGCACCGGGGGTCAGACGGGCCCAGCGCGCACTGTGTCGCAGCGCGGAGAGCCCTTGTTTTCCGGACCGCGCGTCACAGTGCCCGATGGACCCGCAGACTGCGCCCCGTTTGACTCAGGTCAATGTAGAGGCCCGGCAAAAAAGCCAAATGATATACTAAGCTTTACGTTCAGGAGTCGCACTGTGTCATCCGTTGAAGAGCCGAAGTCGCTCTATGCTCCGCGCGAGCCGATCTTTCCGCGCCGGGTGAAAGGCACGTTCCGCAGTTTGAAGTGGTGGATCATGCTGGTCACGCTCGGGGTGTACTACATCACCCCGTGGATCCGCTGGGACCGGGGGCCGAACCTGCCGGACCAGGCGGTGCTGGTCGACCTGGCGAACCGCCGTTTCTATTTCTTCGTGATCGAGATCTGGCCGCACGAATTCTATTTCGTGGCCGGCTTGCTGATCATGGCCGGGCTGGGGCTGTTCCTGTTCACCTCGGCCATGGGCCGGGTCTGGTGCGGCTATGCCTGCCCGCAGACGGTCTGGACGGACCTGTTCATCGCGGTGGAGCGCTGGATCGAGGGCGATCGCAACAACCGGCTGCGCCTGCACCGCGCGCCCATGAGCGCGCGCAAGCTGCGGCTGAGGCTGACCAAGTGGACCATCTGGTTGGTCATTGCCGTGGCCACGGGGGGCGCCTGGGTGTTCTATTTCACCGATGCGCCGACCCTGCTGCGCGATCTCGTGACCTTCAGCGCGCACCCGGTGGCCTACACCACCATCGCCATCCTGACGGCGACGACCTTCGTGTTCGGCGGCTTCGCGCGGGAGCAGATCTGCATCTATGCCTGCCCCTGGCCGCGCATCCAGGCCGCGATGATGGACGAGGACACCCTGACCATCGGCTATCGCGACTGGCGCGGGGAGCCGCGCGGCAAGCACCGCAAGGCCGAGGGCGCGGAGGAAAAGGGCGACTGCATCGACTGCATGGCCTGTGTGAATGTCTGTCCCATGGGGATCGACATCCGCAACGGCCAGCAGATGGAGTGCATTACCTGCGGTCTGTGCATCGACGCCTGCGACGACATAATGGAGAAGATCGGCAAGCCCCGGGGCTTGATCGACTACCTAGCGCTCTCGGACGAGACTCTGGAGCGCGCGGGCAAGACCGGGCGGCGCCCGTGGCAGCACATCCTGCGCCCGCGCACCATCCTGTATACCGTGCTCTGGGCCGGGGTGGGCGTCGGTCTGGTCGTCGCGCTCTTCTTGCGCTCGGATATCGAGATGACCGTCGCCCCCGTGCGCAACCCGACCTTCGTGACCCTCGCCAATGGCGACATCCGCAACACCTACGAGGTGCGCCTGCTCAACAAGCATGGCGAGGACCGGCGTTTCGACCTGACCGTCGAGGCGCAGGATCCCGCCGCCGCGGAGCTGATGCTCGACATCGAGGGGTCGGACACCAACTGGGTCATGGTCCCCGCCGACAGCACCCAGTTGTCGCGCGTCTACGTGATCGGCCCGCGCGGCTCGGACGCGGTCGAAAACCACCGCACGGAATTCCGCCTCTGGGTGGAGGACCTCTCGACGGGCGAGCGCGCCTACAAGGACACTGTATTCAACGGAAAGGGCAGCCAATGAGCAAGTCGCAGGAAAAGGAATTCACCGGGCGTCACATGCTGATGGTCATGCTGGGCGCGTTCGGGGTGATCATCACCGTCAACCTGACCATGGCCTATAACGCGATCGGCACCTTCCCCGGCCTGGAGGTCAAGAACAGCTACGTCGCCAGCCAGAATTTCGACAAGAACCGCGCCTCTCAACAGGCATTGGGCTGGACCACCGATGTGCGGCTCGACGACGGGGTGCTGCACCTGGTCTTTACCGACAAGCAGGGCCAGCCCGTGCGCGCGGAGTTGCTCAGCGTCACGCTCGGCCGGTCCACCCATGTCCGCGACGACCAGACGCCGCCCTTCCGCTGGACCGGCCGCGACTTCACCGCGCCGGTCGACCTGGACGGGGGCAACTGGAACATCCGTCTCGTGGCCCAGGCCGAGGACGGCACGCAGTTCAGGCAGCGCATGGTCTTTTACGTGAAGGGATGAGATGTCGGATCTGAGCGCGCATAGCCTCGGCCCCTCGGCCAACTCCGCCTGCCCGGCCTGCGCGGCCGCGCCGCTGGCCGAGCAGCTGAGCAAGCGCCCCGTGCGCGGGGGCATCGTGCTCAGCCTGCCGGGGATCCATTGCGCGTCCTGTATCTCGGGGGTCGAGCGCCTGCTGGACGCAACCCCCGGCGTGGTCGGGGCCCGGGTCAACCTGACCCGCAAACGGGTTCTGATCGACGCCGAGGAAGGGATCACCCCCGAAGCGCTCGCGCAGCTTCTGACCGACAAGGGGTTCGAGGCCTACGAGCTTGATCCCGGCCAACTCGGCAATGCCGAGGCCGACCGTCCGGCCCGTGACCTGCTGATGCGGCTGGCGGTGTCCGGCTTTGCCATGATGAACATCATGCTGCTGTCGGTGGCGGTCTGGTCCGGCGCCGAGGCCGCGACCCGGGACATGTTCCACTGGATCTCCGCCGCCATCGCGATCCCGACCATCGGGTTCTGCGCCCAGCCGTTCTTTTCCAATTCCTGGCGCGCGCTGAAGGCCGGGCGGCTCAACATGGATGTGCCGATCTCGCTGGCGATCCTGCTGGCGGTGGGCATGTCGCTCTACGAGACCGCCAATTCCGGCGCGCACGCCTATTTCGACGCGGCGGTCTCGCTGACCTTCTTCCTGCTCGCGGGGCGCTATCTCGATTTCCGCACCCGCGCCTCGGCCCGCTCGGCCGCGCAGGAGCTTGCCGCGCTGGAAGTGCCCCGGGCGATCAAGCTGGTGGGCGGCACCGAGGTGAAGACCGTGGTGGCCGATCTGGCGGTGGGCGACCTGATCCGGGTGACACCCGGCTCCCGCGTGCCCGCCG
The Dinoroseobacter shibae DFL 12 = DSM 16493 genome window above contains:
- the ccoN gene encoding cytochrome-c oxidase, cbb3-type subunit I, whose amino-acid sequence is MWDYVKIVLLGLVALAAAIAANYARDLAYQVHAVLIMLIAGGMFLWQVRKVDEPKTVNTSEYMDDVVRYGVVATAFWGVVGFLAGTFIAFQLAYPQLNFAWAEGYANFGRLRPLHTSAVIFAFGGNALICTSFYIVQRTSAARLWGGNLAWFVFWGYNLFIVLAATGYLLGATQSKEYAEPEWYVDIWLTVVWVAYLAVFLGTIMNRKEKHIYVANWFLLSFIVTVAMLHLGNNLSIPVSIFGSRSVQLFSGVQDAMMQWWYGHNAVGFFLTAGFLGMMYYFVPKQAERPVFSYKLSIIHFWALIFLYIWAGPHHLHYTALPDWASTLGMVFSIVLWMPSWGGMINGLMTLSGAWDKLRTDPVIRMMVISIGFYGMSTFEGPMMSIRAVNSLSHYTDWTIGHVHSGALGWNGMITFGALYFLVPRLWNREKLYSLTLVSWHFWLATIGIVLYASAMWVTGIMEGLMWREVDAQGFLVNSFADTVSAKFPMYVVRGLGGVLYLAGAIIMCLNLWWTVTRGSEKKSPAAVATPAE
- the ccoO gene encoding cytochrome-c oxidase, cbb3-type subunit II, yielding MAILDKHKVLEKNATLLLVFSFLVVTVGGIVEIAPLFYLENTIEDVEGMRPYSPLELTGREIYIREGCYVCHSQMIRPMRDEVERYGHYSLAAESMYDHPFQWGSKRTGPDLARVGGRYSDDWHVDHLIDPQSVVPESVMPKYAFLMDRELDGKYIQDLLETHRMVGVPYTDEMIASARADFLVQADPDGDWDDLVARYPKAQTRNFDGQPELTEMDALIAYLQMLGTLVDFSTFQADASR
- a CDS encoding cbb3-type cytochrome c oxidase subunit 3: MEETVTILQQVKDNFTLVFLFSVFVGVVLWALRPGSKATHKDVANIPFRHEDKPATDRPSGLPEVSERIAQFKEARL
- the ccoP gene encoding cytochrome-c oxidase, cbb3-type subunit III: MSNKPDDHQKEPPTTGHSWDGIEEYDNPMPRWWLWTFYATIVWAILYTIAYPAWPLIKGATPGLLGYSTRAEVAQEIALFEAANAELDTQLASADLTTLPENEELYSYAVSGGAAVFRTWCAQCHGSGAAGAVGYPNLLDNAWLWGGSIEDIRHTIAHGIRNENDPDARWSEMTAFDEILSDEEIASVVQYVMSLSGTETDATLVAAGEPVYLDNCAACHMEDGTGDIYGGAPNLTDAIWLYGGDAASIEETVRYSRFGVMPSWIDRLSEADVAAVATYVHQLGGGE
- the ccoG gene encoding cytochrome c oxidase accessory protein CcoG; protein product: MSSVEEPKSLYAPREPIFPRRVKGTFRSLKWWIMLVTLGVYYITPWIRWDRGPNLPDQAVLVDLANRRFYFFVIEIWPHEFYFVAGLLIMAGLGLFLFTSAMGRVWCGYACPQTVWTDLFIAVERWIEGDRNNRLRLHRAPMSARKLRLRLTKWTIWLVIAVATGGAWVFYFTDAPTLLRDLVTFSAHPVAYTTIAILTATTFVFGGFAREQICIYACPWPRIQAAMMDEDTLTIGYRDWRGEPRGKHRKAEGAEEKGDCIDCMACVNVCPMGIDIRNGQQMECITCGLCIDACDDIMEKIGKPRGLIDYLALSDETLERAGKTGRRPWQHILRPRTILYTVLWAGVGVGLVVALFLRSDIEMTVAPVRNPTFVTLANGDIRNTYEVRLLNKHGEDRRFDLTVEAQDPAAAELMLDIEGSDTNWVMVPADSTQLSRVYVIGPRGSDAVENHRTEFRLWVEDLSTGERAYKDTVFNGKGSQ
- a CDS encoding FixH family protein; amino-acid sequence: MSKSQEKEFTGRHMLMVMLGAFGVIITVNLTMAYNAIGTFPGLEVKNSYVASQNFDKNRASQQALGWTTDVRLDDGVLHLVFTDKQGQPVRAELLSVTLGRSTHVRDDQTPPFRWTGRDFTAPVDLDGGNWNIRLVAQAEDGTQFRQRMVFYVKG